CGCGCTGCTCCAGTTGCAGGAGCCTGTCAGGCAGCGGCGCGACCGCCGCGCGCAGTTCATGGATGGCTTCCCCCATGCGCACGGTGACGTTCTGGTAGTCATCCAGGCGTTTGGCCAGGTCCCTGATGCGCTGGTCACGCAGCGCATCGCCCTGGGCCTGCTGACTGGCCAGCTCGCGCTGGCGCTTGCTGTAGTTGAGGAAGAACCACAGGCTCAGCGCCCACAACAGCGCCAGGAGGATTACCGCAGCCTCGAAGATCACCTCAGATGTTCTCCAGCTCCGACCACTCTTCCTCGGTCATCATCTTATCCAGCTCGACCAGGATCAGCAGCTCGCCGTTCTTGTTGCACACGCCCTGGATGAACTTGGCCGACTCTTCGTTACCGACGTTCGGCGCAGTCTCGATCTCCGACTGACGCAGATAGACCACTTCGGCCACGCTGTCGACCAGGATGCCGACCACCTGCTTGTCCGCCTCGATGATCACGATACGGGTGTTGTCGGTGACGTCCGAGGGCATCAGGCCGAAACGCTGGCGGGTGTCGATCACGGTGACCACGTTGCCGCGCAGGTTGATGATACCGAGCACATAGCTCGGCGCACCCGGCACTGGAGCGATTTCGGTATAGCGCAGGACTTCCTGCACCTGCATGACGTTGATGCCGTAGGACTCGTTGTCCAGACGGAAGGTGACCCACTGCAGGATCGGATCTTCGGAACCTTGTGCAGACGACTTTTTCATTCCCCTAGCCCTCTTGTACCGCCGTTGGCGGTGTGCTCGTTGAGGCCGCGGCAGATGCGGCGCCCATGTCAGTTGTGTTTGGTATTCAGCTGCTTGACCGCACCACTGGCGATCAGCTCGGCCAGCTCGGCGACGTCGAGCAAGGCGCACATGTGTTCGATCACCGTGCCTGCCAGCCACGGGCGTTGGCCACGCTGGCTGCGCCACTTGATCTCGGCCGGGTCCAGGCGCAGCGAGCGGCTGACCTGATGCACCGCCAGTCCCCACTCGTAGCCCTGCACGGAAATCACGTACTGCAAGCCTTGGCGGAAATCCTCGCGGTAGCGGTCAGGCATGACCCAGCGTGCGGTGTCCAGCACCTTCAGGTTGCCGGCCTGGCAACTGAGGATGCCGAGGAACCAGTCCGGTTGGCCGAACAGCGGCGTGAGCTCCTGGCCGGCCAGGCTGTAGATCGACCCCAGGCACACCAGCGGCACCGCCAGGGTCAGCCCGGCGACGTCGAACAGCAGGCATTCGAAAGGCTCCGCTGCCCAGGCCGGACGCCCGTCGACGGTAGCCGGCGGCACCGGTGCAGCAGGTGACGGCAGGTGGACTTCGACCAGCGGGGCGACCGGCTCTATGGCTTGGGTCTGGGTCAGCACCGGAATCGAAGCCTCGGCCAGCACTTGCTCTTCGACCACGCTGACCACCGGCTCCACCGGCGGCAGCAGCGTCGGCAGGATCCTGGGCGCAGGCTCGGCAAAGGGTTTGAGCGCCACCACCGACTCAGGCTGGCGGACGGCATCGCGGGCTTGTTCTTCACGAACCGCAGCGGCGAATTCGTCGCTGGGCTCGGCTGCCTGTGGCTGCACTGTCGGCAGCGGCGCCTCAGGCACTTCAACCGGCTCGGTGGCTTCCTGCAGCAGGCCGTCGAGGTACGACTGCAGGGCCAGTTGCGGCTTGCTGGTGATCTGCGGAGCGCGGTTCATCAGGCCACCTGCAATGCGTTGCGGTAGGTCAGCAGGTGCTTGAGCAGCGCCCGGTAGGCGATCACACCGCGGCTCTTGCCGTCGAACTGCGAGGGCGTGACGCCGTTGCGGCTGGCATCGCGCAGGCGCGTGTCGACCGGAATGTAACCCTGCCAGACCTGCTCGCCGTAGGTGTCGCGCAGCACTTTGAGCGTGCCGAGCGAGGCCTGGGTACGGCGGTCGAACAGGGTCGGGACGATCTGGAAGGGTAGCGCCTGCTTGCGTGAGCGGTTGATCATCGCCAGGGTGCCGACCATCCGCTCCAGGCCCTTGACCGCGAGGAACTCGGTCTGCACCGGGATCACCAGTTGTTGGCTGGCCGCCAGGGCGTTGACCATCAGCACACCCAGCAAGGGCGGGCTGTCGATCAGGGCAAAGTCGAAATCCTGCCACAGCTGCGCCAGACTCTTGGCGATTACCAGGCCCAGGCCATTCTGGCCCGGCGACTGGCGCTCCAGCACCGCCAGTGCAGTGCTCGAGGGCAGCAACGAGATACGCTCATGGCTGGTCGGCAGCAGCAACTGCCCCGGCAGCCCTTCGGGCACCACGCCCTTGTGCAGGAACAGGTCGTAGCAGCTGTGCTCCAGGGCGTCGGGATTGTGCCCGAAATAGCTGGTCATCGAGCCGTGCGGGTCGAGGTCGACGACGACCACGCGCTTGCCCGCCTCGGCCAGCAGGCCGGCCAGGGCGATGGTGGTGGTGGTCTTGCCGACGCCACCTTTTTGATTGGCTACTGCCCAGACTCTCATCGTGCGTTGCTTCCTCCCAGCATGGGCGAAATGTCCCGCCGGGAACGGTTCTATAGATTCGGTGACGGAGATTTGACGGGATTGCTCCCGACCGTCGTGGCTGGCGTAGCTGGTGCACTTTGTGTGCCAGCACGGCGCAACGCTGCGTCCGGGGTGGCGTTGGCGCTGCCGGAGCCCGTCAGGCTGCGGCGCACTTCGAGATTGCGCGAAATCACCAGCACCACGCGACGATTGCGCGCCCGGCCATCGGCGGTATCGTTGCTGGCGACCGGTTGATACTCGCCGTAACCCACCGAGGCCATGCGCGCCGGGCTCACCCCTTCCATTGCCAGCAAGCGCACGATGCTCGCCGCGCGCGCCGACGACAACTCCCAGTTGGTCGGGTACTGGGCAGTGCGGATCGGCAGATTGTCGGTGAAGCCTTCGACATGCACCGGGTTGGCGAACGGCTTGAGGATCCGGGCCACCTTCTCGATGATCTCGAAGGCGATGTCGCTTGGCATGGCATCGCCGCTGCCGAACAACAATGCCGAGTTGAGTTCGATCTCCACCCACAGCTCATTGCCAAGCACGGTCATCTGGTTCGACTTGATCAAGTCGCCGAAGGCATCGGCCACCTGGTCGGTGATGGTCTTGAGCGGGTCGACGCTGGTCTGTCCCAGGCCTGCATCGACCTGGTCACTGTCCTTGATCAGGGGTTCTGCCGGCTTGATCGTCAGCGGGCGCTCATCGCCGATCGGGATCGGCTTGAGGCTGCGCTCGGGGTCGTTGAACACTCCGATCAGCGCCTGGGAAATGACCTTGTACTTGCCCTCGTTGATCGAGGAAATCGAATACATCACCACGAAAAAGGCGAACAGCAAGGTGATGAAGTCGGCGTACGAGACCAGCCAGCGCTCGTGGTTCTCATGCTCCTCGGTATGGCGACGACGACGCATGGCTTACTCCATGAAGCCTTGCAGCTTCAGCTCGATCGAGCGTGGGTTCTCGCCTTCGGCGATCGACAGCAGCCCCTCGAGCAGCATCTCGCGGTAACGCGACTGGCGCATGACGATGGCCTTGAGCTTGTTGGCCACCGGCAGCAGGATCAGGTTGGCACTGGCCACACCATAGATGGTGGCGACGAAGGCCACGGCGATGCCGTTACCCAGTTGCGACGGATCGGCCAGGTTGCCCATCACATGGATCAAGCCCATCACCGCACCGATGATACCGATGGTCGGCGCGTAGCCGCCCATGCTCTCGAAGACCTTGGCAGCCTGGATGTCACGGCTCTCCTGGGTGAGGAAGTCGACCTCGAGAATGCTGCGGATCGACTCAGGCTCCGCGCCGTCGACCAGCAACTGCAAACCTTTGCGTGCGTATGGGTCCGGTTCGGCATCGGCGACGCCCTCCAGCCCCAGCAGGCCTTCCTTGCGCGCAGTCAGGCTCCAGTTGACGACACGATCGATGCCGCCAGCCAGGTCGACCCGAGGCGGGAAGAAAATCCAGCGCAGGATCTGCAACGCACGCTTGAACGCCGACAGCGGCGACTGCAGCAGCGCCGCGGCCAGGGTGCCGCCGATGACGATCAGCCCGGCAGGGCCGTTGAGCAGCGCACCGACGTGTCCGCCTTCGAGGAAGTTGCCGCCGACGATGGCGACGAACGCCAGGATCAGGCCGATAAGGCTAAGAACATCCATCAGACACAGGCCTCTACCAGGTGCTTGCCGATCTCGTCCAGGCTGTACACGGCGTCGGCCAGGTTGGCTTTGACGATCGCCATGGGCATGCCGTAGATCACGCAGCTTGCCTCGTCCTGGGCCCATACGGTGCTGCCGCCCTGCTTGAGCAGGCGAGCACCTTCGCGTCCGTCGGCACCCATGCCGGTCAGCACGACCGACAGCACCTTGTCACCGTAGGTCTTGGCCGCCGAGCCGAAGGTGATGTCCACGCAGGGTTTGTAGTTCAGGCGTTCGTCACCCGGCAGGATCTTCACCGTGCCACGGCCATCGACCATCATCTGCTTGCCTCCCGGGGCCAGCAGCGCAAGGCCTGGACGCAGCACATCACCGTCCTCGGCCTCCTTGACGCTGATCTTGCACAGCTTGTCGAGGCGCTCGGCAAAGGCCTTGGTGAACGCCGCAGGCATGTGCTGAATCAGCACGATGGGGGCCGGGAAGTTGGCGGGCAGTTGCGTCAGCACCCGCTGCAGGGCCACCGGGCCGCCTGTGGAGGTGCCGATGGCCACCAGCTTGTAGGGCTTGCGCTTGGGCGCCGGCGAATGGCTGGCGGCAGGCGCAACGCTGCGTACCGGCGCCGCAGGGCGTGTCGGTGCAGCGCTGCCCAAGGTGCTGGCCGGGGCGTGGCTGGTGCTCGACGCAGCGCTGGCAACCGGGCTTGGCGCGTGGCTGGCGAAGCTGCTGAAACGGCGATTGCTGCGCGAGATGGTATGGACCTTCTCGCACAGCATCTGCTTGACCTTCTCGGGGTTGCGCGAAATATCCTCGAAGTTCTTCGGCAGGTAGTCGACCGCCCCTGCGTCCAGCGCATCGAGGGTGACACGCGCACCTTCGTGGGTGAGCGAAGAGAACATCAGGACCGGTGTCGGGCAGCGCTGCATGATGTGCCGCACGGCGGTAATGCCGTCCATCATCGGCATCTCGTAGTCCATGGTGATCACGTCAGGCTTGAGCGCCAGCGCCTGATCGATCGCTTCCTTGCCGTTGGTCGCGGTGCCGACCACCTGGATGGTCGGGTCCGCCGAGAGGATTTCCGAGACACGGCGGCGGAAGAAACCGGAATCATCCACCACCAGGACCTTGACTGCCATAAACACTCCGTTAGGCGGCGCAACCGCCAGGTCGCGCCGCCGAAATCAAATACGCCGGGCGGCGTAACGCTTGAGCATGCTCGGGACGTCGAGGATCAGCGCGATACGACCGTCACCGGTGATGGTGGCGCCGGACATGCCCGGGGTGCCCTGCAGCATCTTGCCCAGCGGCTTGATCACCACCTCTTCCTGGCCCACCAACTGGTCGACCACGAAGCCGATGCGCTGAGTACCGACCGACAGGATCACCACATGCCCTTCGAGCTGCTCCTCGTGCTGCTGGTCCTGGACCAGCCAGCGCTTGAGGTAGAACAGCGGCAGCGCCTTGTCGCGCACGATCACCACTTCCTGGCCATCGACCACGTTGGTGCGCGACAGGTCGAGATGGAAGATCTCGTTGACGTTGACCAGCGGGAAGGCGAACGCCTGGTTGGCCAGCATCACCATCAGCGTCGGCATGATTGCCAGCGTCAGCGGCACCTTGATGACGATCTTAGAGCCCTGGCCCTTGGCCGAGAAGATGTTGATCGAGCCATTGAGCTGGGAAATCTTGGTCTTCACCACATCCATGCCCACACCGCGGCCGGACACGTCGGAGATCTCGGTCTTGGTCGAGAAGCCCGGGGCGAAGATCAGGTTGTAGCAATCCGACTCGCTCAGGCGGTCGGCTGCATCCTTGTCCATCAGGCCCTTCTCGACCGCTTTGGCGCGCAGGACGTTCGGGTCCATGCCTTTGCCGTCGTCGGAGATCGACAGCAGGATATGGTCACCCTCCTGCTCGGCCGACAGCACCACCCGACCGGTACGCGCCTTGCCGGAGGCCTCGCGTTCCTCGGGGGTCTCGACGCCATGGTCGACCGCGTTGCGCACCAAGTGCACCAGCGGGTCGGCCAGGGCCTCGACCAGGTTCTTGTCCAGGTCGGTCTCTTCGCCGACCAGCTCCAGGTTGATCTCTTTCTTGAGCTGGCGGGCCAAGTCGCGTACCAGGCGCGGGAAGCGGCCGAAGACCTTCTTGATCGGCTGCATGCGGGTCTTCATGACCGCGGTCTGCAGGTCGGCAGTGACCACGTCGAGGTTGGACACGGCCTTGGACATGGCCTCGTCGCCGCTATTCAGGCCCAGGCGCACCAGGCGGTTACGCACCAGCACCAGTTCGCCGACCATGTTCATGATTTCATCCAGGCGCGCAGTATCGACCCGCACCGTGGTTTCCGCTTCGCTGGCGCCATGCTTGTCGGCAGCCGGCGCTGCAGCGCGTGCCGGTGCCGGAGCAGCGGCCGGCTTGGCAGCCGCGGCGGGGGCAGGCGCCGGCTTGGCGACAGGCTTGCTTTCGGCCTTGGCAGCAGGCGCGGCAGCCACGGCAACGGCTGGCGCTTCAGCCGCGACGGCATCGCCACTGAACTTGCCCTTGCCATGCAGTTGGTCCAGCAGGGCCTCGAACTCGTTGTCGGTGATGTGATCGCCGACAGGTTCGGCCGCTGGCGCAGAGGCGGTGGCTTCGACGCTCGGCAGTGCATCGGCGGCAAAAGCGCCCTTGCCATGCAACTGATCGAGCAGCGCCTCGAACTCTTCGTCGGTGATCTCGTCACCGGCCGGCGTCGCGACTGCAGCCTCCGGTTCGCTCGCCGCGACTTCCGGCGAGAACTGACCCTTGCCATGCAGTTGGTCGAGCAGCGACTCGAACTCGGCGTCGGTGATCTCGTCGGCACTGCCGGAAACGGCTTCGCCCTGCGACTGCTCGGCCGCCTCGGCCTGGGCCTTGACCGCGTCGAGGGAGTCAAGCAGTTGCTCGAACTCGGTATCGGTGATGTCCGCCTCGGCAGCCGGGGCCTCGACGACCGCCGCCACGGCAACCGGTGCCACGGCATCGGCGCTGGCCGGTTCGGCCAGGCGCGACAGCGCGGCGAGCAGCTCTGGCGTGGCCGGGGTGATGTCGCTGCGCTCGCGAACCTGGCCAAACATGCTGTTGACCGTGTCGAGCGCTTCGAGCACCACATCCATCAGTTCGGCATCGACCCGGCGCTCTCCCTTGCGCAGGATGTCGAAGACGTTCTCGGCAATGTGGCAGCACTCCACCAGCTCATTGAGCTGAAGGAAGCCGGCGCCCCCTTTTACAGTGTGAAAACCGCGAAAGATCGCATTGAGCAGGTCCGCATCATCAGGTCGGCTTTCCAGCTCGACCAGTTGCTCGGACAGTTGCTCGAGGATTTCGCCGGCTTCTACCAGGAAATCCTGAAGGATTTCTTCATCGGCGCCGAAGCTCATTAAACGTGCTCCCTAAAAACCCAGGCTGGACAGCAGATCGTCGACATCGTCCTGACCGGACACGACGTCTTCACGCTTATCGGCATGAATCTGCGGACCTTCACCCCGAGTTGGATGTTTTTCTTCATCTTTTTCAGCGCGCAATTGATCGTGGTCATGTTCGATGCCGGCAAAGCGGTCGACTTGACTTGCCATCAACACGAGCTTGAGCAGATTGCTTTCGACTTCGGTGACCAGCGCGGTCACCCGCTTGATCACCTGCCCGGTCAGGTCCTGATAGTCCTGAGCCAGGAGAATATCGTTGAGATGGCCGGCCACCTTGCGGTTACCTTCGGCGCTGTGCGTCAGGAAACTGTCGACGCGCTTGACCAACTCACGAAATTCAGGCGCTGCCACCTCGCGGCGCATGAAGCGCTGCCAGTCGGCAGACAGATTCTGGGCTTCGGATGCCAGATCGTTGAGCACAGGCGTGCTTTGCTCGACCAGGTCCATGGTGCGATTGGCCGCGTTCTCGGTCAGCCGGACCACGTAGGACAGCCGTTCGGTGGCGTCGGTGATCTGCGACACTTCCTCGGCCTGCGGCATGCGCGGATCGATCTGGAAACTGACGATAGCGCTGTGCAGCTCGCGAGTGAGCTTGCCCACTTCCTGATAAAGGCCGCGGTCGCGGGTCTGGTTGAGCTGGTGGATCAGCTGCACCGCCTCGCCGAACTGGCCGCGTTCCAGGCTTTGCACCAGTTGCTCGGCGTGCTTCTTCAGGGTCGACTCGAACTCCCCCAGAGAATCGTTTCTTGATTCCATAGCGCCCCCAGACATGGCTCAGCCGTTGACGCGTTCGAAGATCTTTTCGATCTTTTCTTTGAGTACCTGCGCGGTGAAAGGCTTGACCACATAGCCGTTGACCCCGGCCTGGGCCGCTTCGATGATCTGGTCGCGCTTGGCCTCGGCGGTCACCATCAGCACCGGCATGCCCTTGAGACGGTCGTGGGCGCGCACCTTGCGCAGCAGGTCGATGCCGGACATGCCAGGCATGTTCCAGTCGGTCACCAGGAAGTCGTAGTGACCGCTTTCGAGCATCGGCAGAGCCGTGGTGCCATCGTCGGCTTCGTCGGTGTTGGTGAAGCCCAGATCACGCAACAGGTTCTTGATGATCCGCCGCATCGTCGAGAAGTCGTCAACGATGAGGATTTTCATATCTTTGTTCAATTAGACCTCCAAGCAGTCTTAAACGCGCTCGTCTCACAAGCGCGCGCTCAATCAATTCGGCACCACGTAAAACGACTGCATCGAACCCGGGTTCACCGCGCTCGCCATTCACCCAACCGACTGCGCAGACGCGCCGCGCACTGGCTGTGCAACTGGCTGACACGCGATTCGCTGACCCCCAGCACTTCCCCGATTTCCTTGAGGTTCAACTCTTCGTCGTAGTACAGCGCCAGGACCAGGCGCTCGCGCTCCGGCAGGTTGGCGATCGCGTCGGTCAGTGCAGCCTGGAAGCGTTCGTCTTCCAGGTCACGCGACGGCTCGACCTGGCCGCTGACACCGTCCTCGTGAAGCCCTTCGTGTTCGCCGTCCTGCAGCAGGTCGTCGAAACTGAACAGGCGGCTGCCCAAGGTATCGTTCAGAATCCCGTAATAATCGTCGAGACCCAATTGGAGTTCGGCAGCAACCTCGTGATCTTTAGCGTCACGACCGGTTCTTGCTTCGACGGCGCGAATCGCGTCACTGACCATGCGCGTGTTGCGGTGCACCGAACGCGGCGCCCAATCACCCTTGCGCACCTCGTCGAGCATGGCGCCACGGATGCGGATGCCGGCATAGGTCTCGAAGCTCGCACCCTTGCTGGCGTCGTACTTGTTGGCCACTTCCAGCAGGCCGATCATGCCGGCCTGGATCAGGTCCTCGACCTGCACGTTGGCCGGCAGGCGTGCCAACAGGTGATAGGCAATCCGCTTGACCAGCGGGGCATAGCGCTCGACCAGCTCGTACTGAGCGTCCTTGGACGCCTTGCTGTACATCTTGAATCCGCTCGCACTCATAGCACCGGCCCCGCACTGGTGGGCTGTACCAGGCGCTCGACGAAGAACTCCAGGTGCCCGCGCGGGTTGGCCGGCAGCGGCCAGCTGTCGACCTTCTGCGCAATGGCCTTGAACGCCAGGGCGCATTTGGAGCGCGGGAAGGCCTCGTACACGGCGCGCTGCTTCTGCACCGCCTTGCGCACGCATTCGTCGTAGGGCACGGCGCCCACGTACTGCAAGGCCACGTCGAGGAAACGGTCGGTGACCTTGGTCAGCTTGGCGAACAGGTTGCGTCCTTCCTGCGGGCTCTGCGCCATGTTGGCCAGGACGCGGAAACGATTCATGCCGTAATCGCGGTTGAGCAGCTTGATCAGGGCGTAGGCGTCGGTGATCGAGGTGGGCTCGTCGCACACCACCAGCAACACTTCCTGCGCCGCGCGAACGAAACTGACCACCGAGTCACCGATACCTGCAGCGGTGTCGATCACCAATACATCGAGGTTGTCGCCGATCTCGCTGAACGCCTGGATCAGCCCGGCATGCTGGGCTGGCGCCAGGTGCACCATGCTCTGGGTACCCGAGGCCGCCGGCACGATGCGCACGCCGCCCGGCCCCTGCAACAGCACGTCGCGCAGCTCGCAGCGTCCTTCGATGACGTCGGCCAGGGTACGTTTGGGGGTCAACCCCAGCAGCACGTCGACGTTGGCCAGACCCAGGTCGGCGTCCAGCAGCATGACCCGGCGGCCGAGTTCAGCCAGCGCCAGGGACAGGTTCACTGAAACGTTGGTCTTGCCGACGCCACCTTTGCCACCGGTGACGGCGATCACCTGTACGGGATGCATGCTACCCATGTCTGTTCTTTACCTTGTCTCGCGTGGGACCTGCCCACTTGAAGGGCCGCTGTCGACCCCCTGCGCCGTTCATCTTCAACCCGCGCGCTTATCGGGATTGTGGTAGAGATCAGCGAACATGTCGGCCATGGCCTCTTCGCTGGGCTCTTCCTGCAACTGCACGCTGACCGCGCGGCTCACCAACTGATGCTTGCGCGGCAACTGCAGGTCGTCAGGAATGCGCGGACCATCGGTGAGATAGGCCACGGGCAGTTCGTGACTGATGGCCAGGCTCAGCACTTCGCCGAGGCTGCCCGTTTCATCGAGCTTGGTCAGGATGCAACCGGCCAGGCCACAGCGCTTGTAGCTGTGATAGGCGGCGGTCAGCACCTGTTTCTGGCTGGTGGTGGCCAGTACCAGGTAGTTCTTGGCGGCGATGCCGCGGCTGGCGAGCGATTCGAGCTGCATGCGCAGCGCCGGATCGCTGGCCTGAAGACCGGCGGTGTCGATCAGCACCACGCGCTTGCGCAGCAGTGGTTCCAGGGCCTGGGCCAGCGACTGGCCCGGATCGACATAGGTCACCGGCACATTGAGGATGCGCCCGAGGGTCTTGAGCTGCTCCTGGG
The Pseudomonas putida genome window above contains:
- a CDS encoding DUF2802 domain-containing protein, with the translated sequence MIFEAAVILLALLWALSLWFFLNYSKRQRELASQQAQGDALRDQRIRDLAKRLDDYQNVTVRMGEAIHELRAAVAPLPDRLLQLEQRDPNNVTFSQAAKLVGMGASVSELTESCGLTQAEAELMSKLHRRD
- a CDS encoding chemotaxis protein CheW; this encodes MKKSSAQGSEDPILQWVTFRLDNESYGINVMQVQEVLRYTEIAPVPGAPSYVLGIINLRGNVVTVIDTRQRFGLMPSDVTDNTRIVIIEADKQVVGILVDSVAEVVYLRQSEIETAPNVGNEESAKFIQGVCNKNGELLILVELDKMMTEEEWSELENI
- a CDS encoding CheW domain-containing protein, whose protein sequence is MNRAPQITSKPQLALQSYLDGLLQEATEPVEVPEAPLPTVQPQAAEPSDEFAAAVREEQARDAVRQPESVVALKPFAEPAPRILPTLLPPVEPVVSVVEEQVLAEASIPVLTQTQAIEPVAPLVEVHLPSPAAPVPPATVDGRPAWAAEPFECLLFDVAGLTLAVPLVCLGSIYSLAGQELTPLFGQPDWFLGILSCQAGNLKVLDTARWVMPDRYREDFRQGLQYVISVQGYEWGLAVHQVSRSLRLDPAEIKWRSQRGQRPWLAGTVIEHMCALLDVAELAELIASGAVKQLNTKHN
- a CDS encoding ParA family protein, whose product is MRVWAVANQKGGVGKTTTTIALAGLLAEAGKRVVVVDLDPHGSMTSYFGHNPDALEHSCYDLFLHKGVVPEGLPGQLLLPTSHERISLLPSSTALAVLERQSPGQNGLGLVIAKSLAQLWQDFDFALIDSPPLLGVLMVNALAASQQLVIPVQTEFLAVKGLERMVGTLAMINRSRKQALPFQIVPTLFDRRTQASLGTLKVLRDTYGEQVWQGYIPVDTRLRDASRNGVTPSQFDGKSRGVIAYRALLKHLLTYRNALQVA
- the motD gene encoding flagellar motor protein MotD translates to MRRRRHTEEHENHERWLVSYADFITLLFAFFVVMYSISSINEGKYKVISQALIGVFNDPERSLKPIPIGDERPLTIKPAEPLIKDSDQVDAGLGQTSVDPLKTITDQVADAFGDLIKSNQMTVLGNELWVEIELNSALLFGSGDAMPSDIAFEIIEKVARILKPFANPVHVEGFTDNLPIRTAQYPTNWELSSARAASIVRLLAMEGVSPARMASVGYGEYQPVASNDTADGRARNRRVVLVISRNLEVRRSLTGSGSANATPDAALRRAGTQSAPATPATTVGSNPVKSPSPNL
- a CDS encoding flagellar motor protein, whose amino-acid sequence is MDVLSLIGLILAFVAIVGGNFLEGGHVGALLNGPAGLIVIGGTLAAALLQSPLSAFKRALQILRWIFFPPRVDLAGGIDRVVNWSLTARKEGLLGLEGVADAEPDPYARKGLQLLVDGAEPESIRSILEVDFLTQESRDIQAAKVFESMGGYAPTIGIIGAVMGLIHVMGNLADPSQLGNGIAVAFVATIYGVASANLILLPVANKLKAIVMRQSRYREMLLEGLLSIAEGENPRSIELKLQGFME
- a CDS encoding protein-glutamate methylesterase/protein-glutamine glutaminase; the encoded protein is MAVKVLVVDDSGFFRRRVSEILSADPTIQVVGTATNGKEAIDQALALKPDVITMDYEMPMMDGITAVRHIMQRCPTPVLMFSSLTHEGARVTLDALDAGAVDYLPKNFEDISRNPEKVKQMLCEKVHTISRSNRRFSSFASHAPSPVASAASSTSHAPASTLGSAAPTRPAAPVRSVAPAASHSPAPKRKPYKLVAIGTSTGGPVALQRVLTQLPANFPAPIVLIQHMPAAFTKAFAERLDKLCKISVKEAEDGDVLRPGLALLAPGGKQMMVDGRGTVKILPGDERLNYKPCVDITFGSAAKTYGDKVLSVVLTGMGADGREGARLLKQGGSTVWAQDEASCVIYGMPMAIVKANLADAVYSLDEIGKHLVEACV
- a CDS encoding chemotaxis protein CheA, producing MSFGADEEILQDFLVEAGEILEQLSEQLVELESRPDDADLLNAIFRGFHTVKGGAGFLQLNELVECCHIAENVFDILRKGERRVDAELMDVVLEALDTVNSMFGQVRERSDITPATPELLAALSRLAEPASADAVAPVAVAAVVEAPAAEADITDTEFEQLLDSLDAVKAQAEAAEQSQGEAVSGSADEITDAEFESLLDQLHGKGQFSPEVAASEPEAAVATPAGDEITDEEFEALLDQLHGKGAFAADALPSVEATASAPAAEPVGDHITDNEFEALLDQLHGKGKFSGDAVAAEAPAVAVAAAPAAKAESKPVAKPAPAPAAAAKPAAAPAPARAAAPAADKHGASEAETTVRVDTARLDEIMNMVGELVLVRNRLVRLGLNSGDEAMSKAVSNLDVVTADLQTAVMKTRMQPIKKVFGRFPRLVRDLARQLKKEINLELVGEETDLDKNLVEALADPLVHLVRNAVDHGVETPEEREASGKARTGRVVLSAEQEGDHILLSISDDGKGMDPNVLRAKAVEKGLMDKDAADRLSESDCYNLIFAPGFSTKTEISDVSGRGVGMDVVKTKISQLNGSINIFSAKGQGSKIVIKVPLTLAIMPTLMVMLANQAFAFPLVNVNEIFHLDLSRTNVVDGQEVVIVRDKALPLFYLKRWLVQDQQHEEQLEGHVVILSVGTQRIGFVVDQLVGQEEVVIKPLGKMLQGTPGMSGATITGDGRIALILDVPSMLKRYAARRI
- a CDS encoding protein phosphatase CheZ — translated: MESRNDSLGEFESTLKKHAEQLVQSLERGQFGEAVQLIHQLNQTRDRGLYQEVGKLTRELHSAIVSFQIDPRMPQAEEVSQITDATERLSYVVRLTENAANRTMDLVEQSTPVLNDLASEAQNLSADWQRFMRREVAAPEFRELVKRVDSFLTHSAEGNRKVAGHLNDILLAQDYQDLTGQVIKRVTALVTEVESNLLKLVLMASQVDRFAGIEHDHDQLRAEKDEEKHPTRGEGPQIHADKREDVVSGQDDVDDLLSSLGF
- a CDS encoding chemotaxis response regulator CheY: MKILIVDDFSTMRRIIKNLLRDLGFTNTDEADDGTTALPMLESGHYDFLVTDWNMPGMSGIDLLRKVRAHDRLKGMPVLMVTAEAKRDQIIEAAQAGVNGYVVKPFTAQVLKEKIEKIFERVNG
- the fliA gene encoding RNA polymerase sigma factor FliA translates to MSASGFKMYSKASKDAQYELVERYAPLVKRIAYHLLARLPANVQVEDLIQAGMIGLLEVANKYDASKGASFETYAGIRIRGAMLDEVRKGDWAPRSVHRNTRMVSDAIRAVEARTGRDAKDHEVAAELQLGLDDYYGILNDTLGSRLFSFDDLLQDGEHEGLHEDGVSGQVEPSRDLEDERFQAALTDAIANLPERERLVLALYYDEELNLKEIGEVLGVSESRVSQLHSQCAARLRSRLGEWRAR
- the fleN gene encoding flagellar synthesis regulator FleN — protein: MGSMHPVQVIAVTGGKGGVGKTNVSVNLSLALAELGRRVMLLDADLGLANVDVLLGLTPKRTLADVIEGRCELRDVLLQGPGGVRIVPAASGTQSMVHLAPAQHAGLIQAFSEIGDNLDVLVIDTAAGIGDSVVSFVRAAQEVLLVVCDEPTSITDAYALIKLLNRDYGMNRFRVLANMAQSPQEGRNLFAKLTKVTDRFLDVALQYVGAVPYDECVRKAVQKQRAVYEAFPRSKCALAFKAIAQKVDSWPLPANPRGHLEFFVERLVQPTSAGPVL